The following proteins are encoded in a genomic region of Vibrio spartinae:
- a CDS encoding ATP-binding protein, with the protein MDEPVSVKALGDVYSIDCEADVVMAVVGTFTFVQQLNFSPTVTSEIATIVSELATNIVKYAGRGRIELAEIMHDFERKNEHGIRVVARDFGPGIPHIEQAMADHFSTSGSLGMGLPGVRRMVDQFEIQSFTEASGTETRGTIVSVIKWGNDDAV; encoded by the coding sequence ATGGATGAACCGGTATCGGTCAAAGCGTTGGGGGATGTTTATTCTATTGATTGTGAAGCTGATGTTGTGATGGCTGTGGTCGGGACATTTACATTTGTCCAGCAACTTAATTTTTCTCCGACGGTGACGAGTGAAATCGCCACGATTGTTTCTGAGCTGGCAACCAATATTGTCAAGTATGCAGGGCGTGGTCGTATTGAACTGGCCGAAATAATGCACGATTTTGAACGAAAAAATGAACATGGTATACGGGTTGTTGCCCGGGATTTCGGGCCGGGAATTCCACACATTGAGCAGGCGATGGCGGATCATTTTTCGACCAGTGGCTCTTTAGGAATGGGGTTACCGGGCGTGCGCAGAATGGTTGATCAATTTGAGATCCAATCGTTTACAGAAGCGTCTGGCACAGAGACGCGCGGGACCATCGTGAGCGTGATCAAATGGGGGAATGACGATGCCGTTTGA
- a CDS encoding STAS domain-containing protein, producing the protein MRESIAISQLKHALVASIQADLSAGVLADFCHELLSQLAENYIHGVLIDMSDVKTLDRQDIEALIQISLNVQVMGRQCIFVGFRPGIVMGLMNLGVDTSALSCATDLEQGLVLLRQSQERRNG; encoded by the coding sequence ATGCGGGAATCGATTGCGATTAGTCAGCTCAAACATGCACTTGTTGCATCTATTCAGGCGGATCTCTCGGCGGGTGTTCTGGCTGATTTTTGTCATGAACTGTTGAGCCAGCTTGCTGAAAATTATATCCACGGTGTCTTGATTGATATGTCTGACGTAAAAACGTTGGATCGGCAAGATATTGAAGCACTGATCCAGATATCCCTGAATGTGCAAGTGATGGGGCGGCAATGTATCTTTGTCGGTTTCAGACCGGGAATCGTGATGGGTTTGATGAACTTAGGGGTTGATACATCGGCATTAAGTTGTGCTACAGATTTGGAGCAAGGGCTTGTGTTGCTCCGGCAGTCACAGGAGCGCAGAAATGGATGA
- a CDS encoding protoglobin domain-containing protein yields the protein MSPDVKLTQMKDVQSLLHLHGVTDEDLDTVRQFGQVMIPKLGEYVKYFYTWLEKLPEYAQFFGDPGRLRYVQDSQVRYWTSFFKANIDDDYVQERRDVGEVHARVGLPLPIYFAGMNTSMLIFTQQLYDDSMETEAYNAYVTAFMKLLHMDTSIVVETYSRLTNKRFSEQSKALMAMSTPVTMIWQDILMLPLVGIIDSKRAQDIMAAVLNKISVNRAKIFIMDISGVAVVDTAVANHFIKITKATKLMGCTCLVSGVSPSIAQTMVQLGVNVGEVQANATLRDALEYAFQMIGLNVTSLNQFSE from the coding sequence ATGTCACCGGATGTTAAACTCACTCAGATGAAAGACGTGCAATCTTTATTGCACCTGCATGGCGTAACAGATGAGGATTTAGATACCGTTCGCCAGTTCGGTCAGGTGATGATTCCGAAGCTGGGGGAATACGTTAAATATTTTTATACCTGGCTGGAGAAGCTCCCTGAGTATGCTCAGTTTTTCGGTGACCCCGGAAGATTACGCTATGTTCAGGATTCACAGGTTCGCTACTGGACCTCCTTCTTCAAAGCGAATATTGATGACGACTATGTTCAGGAGCGCCGGGATGTGGGAGAAGTGCATGCTCGCGTTGGCTTACCGCTCCCGATCTATTTTGCCGGTATGAATACCTCAATGCTGATTTTTACCCAGCAGTTATACGATGATTCGATGGAAACAGAGGCATATAACGCTTATGTGACCGCATTTATGAAATTGCTCCATATGGATACCTCGATTGTCGTCGAGACTTATTCCCGCCTGACGAATAAACGTTTTTCCGAACAAAGTAAGGCGCTGATGGCCATGTCAACCCCCGTCACAATGATTTGGCAGGATATCCTAATGCTGCCGCTGGTGGGTATCATCGATTCCAAACGGGCCCAAGATATTATGGCTGCGGTTTTGAATAAAATCTCCGTCAACCGGGCCAAGATTTTTATCATGGATATTTCCGGGGTGGCGGTTGTGGATACCGCGGTTGCCAACCATTTCATTAAAATCACTAAAGCGACCAAGCTCATGGGGTGTACCTGTTTGGTATCGGGAGTTTCCCCTTCAATTGCTCAGACCATGGTTCAGTTGGGGGTGAATGTCGGAGAGGTGCAAGCCAATGCGACACTCAGGGATGCGCTTGAATACGCTTTTCAGATGATTGGTCTTAATGTGACATCGTTGAATCAGTTTTCGGAATAA
- a CDS encoding M6 family metalloprotease domain-containing protein has product MKLKTTVGLMSLYLICQPAFSAIPYHGYQYDYTQPNGDVITLTLEGNDYYAEQRTPSGQLVIYDKQLGGLAYAKVSDDGSALVSKGELVTQAKEQLEQDLRSSLHSTILSQTEQQPGLSAKAREKLAQENRDKLLHIPEDVSRIATSLVQTADSSSHITGNVRGLTILIDFPDDRREISRSDVNSFLNDLNYKGYGNFQSIRGYFRSVSGGKLDYTNTVSTYYTAKHNKSYYTNPNLEFGVRAQELIHEALEWMEYQQGFDFSTLTTDRWGRIRGLNFFYAGDSNSAWSTGLWPHMGGVNPQFCADGVCTNSSQISDMGSSLSIGTFAHESGHLIADWPDLYDYDGSSNGSVAQYGIMGYGSTNARSMRHPVPPVAPLRDKAGWETVIELNPAVNSNAPTGRISATSGSNTSYKWSNPNNPEESFYMEAIYQSGQNTEQLGSGLAIWHVDPKGNNSDEWHPYIQMEHADGNRDPEYLRNRGDEYDVYGQYGEFSAIYPNDLTSRGTNSLWWNGRDSGLSVSDISQPAQTISFAISEDGNGGGDNGDGGSSTETKVYTNTIAQGGYTAEPNNQAFRYEGGTINATLVGPDGTDFDMKLMRWDGNNWQQVAASEEPGSREQITYTADANFYYFQIYAYSGSGQYNLTISLTH; this is encoded by the coding sequence ATGAAATTAAAAACAACCGTTGGTTTAATGAGCTTATATTTAATTTGCCAACCCGCGTTTTCAGCAATTCCTTATCATGGCTATCAGTATGATTACACTCAACCGAATGGCGATGTCATTACGCTTACGCTTGAAGGGAATGACTATTACGCCGAGCAGAGAACACCTTCCGGTCAGCTTGTTATTTATGATAAGCAACTGGGTGGACTCGCTTACGCGAAGGTCTCTGATGACGGGTCAGCCCTTGTATCTAAAGGAGAATTGGTCACTCAAGCAAAAGAGCAGCTTGAACAAGATCTGAGAAGCAGTCTTCATTCCACCATTCTTTCTCAGACTGAACAGCAACCCGGTTTATCCGCCAAAGCGAGAGAAAAATTAGCCCAAGAAAACCGCGATAAATTATTACATATCCCGGAAGATGTCAGTCGAATTGCAACATCTCTCGTCCAAACTGCCGATTCATCGAGCCATATTACGGGGAATGTACGCGGGTTAACAATATTAATTGACTTCCCGGATGATCGCCGAGAAATTAGTCGTTCAGACGTCAACAGTTTTTTAAATGATTTAAATTATAAAGGATACGGAAATTTCCAATCGATTCGTGGTTATTTCCGTTCTGTATCGGGTGGCAAGCTCGATTATACAAATACAGTCAGCACTTACTATACGGCGAAACACAACAAATCTTACTATACCAACCCTAACCTTGAGTTCGGTGTCCGGGCACAGGAGCTGATTCATGAAGCATTAGAGTGGATGGAATATCAACAAGGATTTGATTTCTCGACTCTGACGACCGATCGCTGGGGCCGTATCAGAGGGCTTAATTTTTTCTACGCCGGGGATTCAAACAGTGCCTGGTCAACAGGCTTGTGGCCACACATGGGTGGCGTGAACCCACAATTCTGTGCTGATGGTGTCTGTACCAATTCGTCACAGATATCCGATATGGGAAGCAGCTTATCGATCGGAACCTTCGCCCATGAATCAGGACACCTGATCGCAGACTGGCCTGATCTTTATGATTACGACGGCAGCTCAAACGGTTCTGTTGCGCAGTACGGTATCATGGGTTACGGCAGTACCAATGCCCGCTCGATGCGACATCCAGTGCCACCGGTTGCGCCACTGCGTGATAAGGCTGGCTGGGAAACCGTCATTGAGTTAAACCCAGCGGTCAACTCGAATGCACCGACCGGCCGTATCTCAGCAACATCCGGCAGCAATACATCCTACAAATGGTCTAACCCGAACAATCCGGAAGAATCCTTCTATATGGAAGCGATTTATCAAAGCGGACAAAATACCGAGCAATTGGGTAGCGGGCTCGCTATCTGGCACGTCGATCCGAAAGGCAATAACTCCGATGAATGGCACCCTTACATCCAGATGGAGCACGCCGACGGCAACCGTGACCCAGAATACTTGCGTAACCGCGGTGATGAGTACGATGTTTATGGTCAATACGGTGAGTTTTCTGCGATCTATCCGAATGATTTAACATCCCGGGGGACAAACTCATTATGGTGGAATGGCCGTGATTCAGGCCTGAGCGTCAGTGATATCTCCCAACCGGCTCAAACAATATCGTTTGCGATTTCAGAAGACGGTAACGGCGGCGGTGATAATGGCGACGGTGGCTCCTCAACCGAAACCAAAGTGTATACCAACACCATTGCGCAAGGCGGATACACTGCCGAACCAAACAATCAGGCATTCCGTTATGAAGGCGGCACCATCAACGCGACTCTGGTCGGCCCTGACGGTACAGACTTCGACATGAAACTGATGCGTTGGGACGGCAATAACTGGCAGCAAGTTGCAGCCTCTGAAGAGCCAGGATCCAGAGAGCAGATCACCTACACGGCCGATGCGAATTTCTACTACTTCCAAATTTATGCATACAGTGGTTCAGGCCAGTACAATCTGACGATCTCGCTCACTCATTAA
- a CDS encoding lipocalin family protein: MKKLLLMLVTLTLTGCLGMPETVQPVSNFDVQHYLGKWYEIARLDHSFEEGLTHVTADYTPRDDGGITVLNRGFSAADNQWEEAQGKAYFVNSDSEGYLKVSFFGPFYGSYVIFALDDDYRYAFISGPDTDYLWLLSRTPTVDQQVIEQFIHMAKARGFDTDRLIFVDQQ; this comes from the coding sequence ATGAAAAAATTGCTGCTGATGTTGGTGACTCTCACATTAACGGGTTGTCTCGGGATGCCCGAAACCGTTCAACCGGTCTCTAATTTTGACGTGCAACATTATTTGGGCAAATGGTATGAAATTGCCCGTTTAGATCATTCGTTTGAGGAAGGCCTCACCCATGTGACCGCAGACTATACGCCCAGAGATGACGGTGGTATTACGGTGCTGAACCGCGGCTTTTCCGCTGCCGATAACCAGTGGGAAGAAGCGCAAGGGAAAGCCTATTTTGTCAACAGTGACTCTGAAGGCTATTTAAAAGTCTCGTTCTTTGGCCCTTTTTACGGCTCCTACGTGATCTTTGCCCTCGATGACGACTATCGCTATGCCTTTATTTCTGGCCCGGACACCGATTACCTGTGGCTATTGTCTCGCACCCCGACCGTCGATCAGCAAGTGATCGAGCAGTTTATTCACATGGCGAAAGCTCGCGGTTTTGATACCGATCGTTTGATTTTTGTGGATCAGCAATGA
- a CDS encoding helix-turn-helix transcriptional regulator, whose product MRKSDRLFQLTNMLRKHQPITAKQLAEKLLVSERTVYRYIDDLSLSGIPIYGESGVGYRLSEGFELPPLQLSPGELEALITGVSFIASLTGKNLAASAQSLLSKIEAVQPSKLIQTTGQDRVVRVPANHRDTKAYQIWEKIHVAIAEKRWLNIAYHSLSEVITARTIFPLGLFYWGGKWTLGAWCDMRGDYRDFRIDRIAQLERCDNEPSLPDFVSLSAYIELKDSPEFKNINID is encoded by the coding sequence ATGCGCAAATCAGACCGACTTTTTCAACTGACAAATATGCTCCGTAAACACCAGCCCATAACCGCCAAACAATTGGCAGAAAAATTACTGGTGTCTGAAAGAACCGTTTATCGCTACATCGATGACTTATCGTTATCAGGTATCCCGATTTATGGGGAATCGGGTGTCGGATACCGGTTGTCTGAGGGATTCGAACTACCACCATTGCAATTATCACCGGGTGAGTTAGAGGCACTGATCACTGGCGTGAGTTTTATCGCATCTTTAACAGGAAAGAACCTTGCTGCTTCAGCACAATCTCTGCTGTCAAAAATCGAGGCGGTGCAACCCAGTAAATTGATCCAGACCACAGGTCAGGATCGTGTGGTGAGAGTTCCTGCCAATCACCGAGATACAAAGGCGTATCAAATCTGGGAGAAAATCCATGTGGCCATCGCAGAAAAACGCTGGCTCAATATCGCCTATCACTCACTTTCAGAGGTCATCACAGCGAGAACCATCTTCCCCTTAGGGTTATTTTATTGGGGCGGTAAATGGACGTTAGGCGCTTGGTGTGACATGCGCGGCGACTATCGCGACTTTAGAATTGACCGCATCGCTCAATTAGAGCGGTGCGATAATGAGCCTTCTCTGCCTGATTTTGTTTCTTTGTCGGCATACATCGAATTGAAAGATTCACCTGAATTTAAAAATATCAATATTGACTGA
- a CDS encoding GNAT family N-acetyltransferase, with the protein MEVQLTKIKKEQRKILENLFFYYIYDMSEYMKWNPDQDGKFSYNPSMFDPYWEQKDHVPYFIEADGELAGFVLIRRYPSDPSRYDVAQFFVLRKFKGQGIGKQALAQIVKAFPGKWQIRVLLENSGALSFWQSAVSDIVGGRYQLSQANDVDLLMHFIHFETDDKY; encoded by the coding sequence ATGGAAGTTCAGCTAACCAAAATAAAAAAAGAACAACGAAAAATCCTTGAGAATCTGTTTTTCTATTACATATACGATATGTCAGAGTATATGAAATGGAACCCCGACCAAGACGGCAAATTCAGCTACAACCCGTCGATGTTTGACCCGTACTGGGAACAAAAAGATCACGTCCCATACTTTATCGAGGCCGACGGTGAACTGGCAGGGTTTGTTTTGATTCGTCGTTATCCGAGTGATCCATCCCGCTATGATGTGGCTCAGTTTTTTGTCCTGCGTAAATTTAAAGGTCAGGGGATCGGTAAACAAGCACTCGCGCAAATCGTCAAGGCTTTTCCCGGTAAGTGGCAAATTCGCGTACTGCTGGAAAATTCAGGCGCACTAAGTTTTTGGCAGTCCGCGGTCTCTGATATTGTCGGCGGGCGTTACCAGTTATCCCAAGCCAATGACGTTGACCTGCTCATGCACTTTATTCATTTTGAGACAGATGATAAGTATTGA
- a CDS encoding HEPN domain-containing protein has product MKTALDHLPERKQQELHTITTVLRDTLDDFLHNKNGSKAEFRILKIILFGSHAKGTWVSDRPNGYISDYDILVIVNRAALVEEYAVWHSAEEQIARRVTSAPLGLIVHTLNEVHQQLQQGHYFFKDIREQGIELFSADKRELPIPGNLSEAERVAIASKHFQHWMKSAQSFLIDFGHCTDRQDFTKAAFELHQAAERLFACTLLVCTNYLPKTHNLESLRSMCAQQDPVFADLFPMDSKFHRRSFQRLKRAYIDARYSEHYEITAEELRYLQSEVEKLREMVERVCRGRIDV; this is encoded by the coding sequence ATGAAAACAGCACTCGATCACCTCCCTGAGCGGAAGCAACAAGAACTTCACACCATCACCACCGTATTGCGCGATACGCTGGATGATTTTCTGCATAACAAAAACGGCAGCAAAGCTGAGTTTCGCATTCTTAAAATTATCTTGTTCGGCAGCCATGCCAAAGGGACTTGGGTTAGTGATCGGCCCAACGGTTATATCAGTGACTACGACATTCTGGTGATCGTCAACAGAGCGGCATTGGTCGAAGAGTATGCGGTGTGGCACAGTGCTGAAGAGCAGATCGCGCGTCGGGTCACCTCTGCCCCACTCGGCTTGATCGTCCACACACTTAATGAAGTCCATCAGCAGCTCCAGCAAGGTCACTACTTCTTTAAAGATATTCGAGAACAGGGCATTGAACTGTTCAGCGCCGATAAACGGGAACTGCCCATTCCGGGGAATTTAAGTGAAGCAGAGCGAGTTGCAATTGCCAGTAAGCATTTTCAGCACTGGATGAAAAGCGCCCAGTCTTTTTTGATCGATTTCGGTCACTGTACCGATCGTCAGGATTTCACAAAAGCGGCTTTTGAACTCCACCAAGCAGCCGAACGCCTGTTCGCCTGCACCCTGTTAGTGTGTACCAACTACCTGCCCAAAACCCACAACCTTGAAAGCCTGCGCTCAATGTGCGCCCAGCAAGATCCGGTCTTTGCCGATCTATTCCCGATGGACAGCAAATTCCACCGTCGCAGCTTCCAGCGCCTCAAACGCGCCTACATCGATGCCCGTTATTCCGAGCATTATGAGATCACCGCAGAAGAGCTGAGGTATTTACAAAGTGAAGTGGAGAAATTACGGGAGATGGTAGAGCGGGTTTGTCGGGGGAGGATAGATGTTTAA
- a CDS encoding SymE family type I addiction module toxin, protein MNQEEHSRMNVQVFQHREVLKSRFRPAIKTVKNSKQFWFLFLREKELERVYHKPSGSERPIAHHTIPRQLGSSGKTTSGEPPHGDTSTPDIHLKGKWLREAGFETGTPVTVKIAGDCIVLIPDSPQEQALREQLAQLKAALR, encoded by the coding sequence ATGAATCAGGAAGAACATTCACGGATGAATGTTCAGGTTTTTCAGCACAGGGAGGTGCTTAAAAGCCGGTTCCGGCCAGCGATCAAAACAGTCAAAAATTCAAAGCAGTTTTGGTTCCTTTTCCTGCGTGAAAAGGAACTGGAGCGCGTGTACCACAAGCCATCTGGATCTGAAAGACCAATTGCGCACCATACGATACCACGCCAGTTGGGATCTTCCGGAAAAACAACATCTGGAGAGCCCCCCCACGGCGATACCAGCACCCCGGATATTCATCTGAAAGGCAAGTGGCTGCGCGAGGCCGGGTTTGAGACCGGCACACCCGTCACCGTCAAGATCGCCGGGGACTGTATTGTACTCATCCCGGACAGCCCGCAGGAGCAGGCATTGCGCGAGCAACTGGCGCAGTTAAAAGCGGCGCTGAGGTGA